The Lacipirellula parvula genome window below encodes:
- a CDS encoding DUF1559 domain-containing protein, which yields MVSFSPSPRRRRSTGFTLVELLVVIAIIGVLVALLLPAVQAAREAARRSQCMNNLKQVGLAMNNYEGTQKHLPPGALMNEGSAWSAYSLPFLEGGNAFKNLKIGDNKNFNMQWGHQGGPYTDASTLPEDERNVAVIESVVPAYRCPSVALPEHQLDVTADQYWIMKRSPVSYIGVASGLVTQQYAGGSVYFLKGHPKKGDDQGSGGDGNDFYDGADGVLYGIDKDDVADKGVKYSWIEDGTSNTVMVGEAVHDYVTQEANGGVAEKRAGNRKDHWWGGSDDIDTTPGSDLSEFLGSTGVAPNYQRGTPEEHQQWCTNEESTKCQSLQLAFGSEHTGIVQMVFVDGHVEQIQDSVDALVWSNYGSRASQVLDTGAIRR from the coding sequence ATGGTTTCCTTCTCCCCCTCGCCTCGCCGTCGGCGGTCGACAGGTTTCACCCTGGTCGAGTTATTGGTGGTGATCGCCATCATCGGCGTCTTGGTCGCCCTACTACTGCCGGCAGTGCAAGCTGCTCGCGAGGCCGCGCGACGGAGCCAATGCATGAACAACCTCAAGCAGGTTGGCTTGGCGATGAACAACTATGAAGGGACGCAAAAGCATTTACCGCCTGGTGCGTTGATGAACGAAGGCAGCGCCTGGTCGGCATACTCCTTGCCATTCCTCGAGGGCGGCAATGCCTTCAAGAATCTTAAAATCGGCGACAATAAAAACTTCAATATGCAGTGGGGCCATCAGGGCGGTCCCTATACCGATGCGTCGACGCTGCCTGAGGACGAACGCAATGTTGCAGTTATCGAAAGCGTGGTGCCGGCTTATCGCTGTCCGTCAGTGGCCTTGCCGGAACACCAGCTGGACGTGACTGCCGACCAGTACTGGATCATGAAGCGTTCGCCTGTCTCTTACATCGGCGTCGCGTCGGGACTCGTCACCCAGCAGTATGCCGGCGGCTCCGTCTACTTCCTGAAAGGGCATCCTAAAAAAGGAGACGACCAGGGCTCGGGTGGCGACGGCAACGATTTCTATGACGGCGCCGACGGCGTGCTCTACGGCATCGACAAGGACGACGTCGCTGACAAAGGCGTCAAGTACTCGTGGATCGAAGACGGCACGTCCAACACGGTGATGGTGGGCGAAGCGGTTCACGACTACGTCACGCAGGAAGCTAATGGCGGAGTCGCCGAGAAGAGGGCCGGGAATCGCAAAGATCACTGGTGGGGGGGTAGCGATGACATTGACACCACCCCAGGATCGGACCTGTCAGAGTTTCTCGGCTCAACGGGAGTCGCGCCCAACTACCAACGCGGAACTCCCGAAGAGCATCAGCAATGGTGCACCAACGAAGAGTCGACGAAGTGCCAATCGCTGCAACTAGCGTTCGGCAGCGAACATACCGGCATCGTGCAGATGGTGTTCGTCGACGGGCATGTCGAGCAAATTCAGGATAGCGTCGACGCCCTGGTCTGGAGCAACTACGGCTCGCGGGCCAGTCAGGTTCTGGATACCGGTGCCATCCGCCGCTAG